From a region of the Methanobrevibacter sp. V74 genome:
- a CDS encoding flippase, producing MVNNFLKNNLAILFGNVFFRIGGYIYKFLMVYLLDTVSYGILTVVSPFQNTLQVLAAGGLPPTISKYISEYNATNNEEECYKIILVSFKIAILLGILFGLIMVFFIAPALAKIYKNPILLVPLQCIGLIVPFSAVVGAFRGIFQGVYKMQYILVSRGVEQIMMILSSILLIILGFSVVGALLGTVIGFFCSLISVIFILHRYFFDIYNGILKLELGFKEEIKIAYKIISFSIPVILTAISEIGIYSITTTIMPLFITISEIGYFGIAEPIARLPLMISNSLSTTMLPVSSEMIATNKKDTLKKYIFNAFRYNLIIMVPICLFLMIFSREVLLVMFFTKPSYSKGASVLSILTLGMFFYSIFSISSSMIQGSGKPKVSMYLLMGAFVQILVLSFILIPHFGVNGGAIATALTTLTISLISLFYLNKLVSINFNILYYIKILFAGLVTGVFLLVLPSNILGFCLGLIFLLPVYILILMLVKGFIDVDLEILSKFENKIPVKNIFAIFRKIIIKGMD from the coding sequence ATGGTTAATAACTTTTTAAAAAACAATTTAGCAATTTTATTTGGAAATGTGTTCTTTAGAATTGGAGGATACATATATAAATTTTTAATGGTATATCTTTTAGATACAGTTTCTTATGGAATTTTAACTGTTGTTTCTCCTTTCCAGAATACTCTGCAAGTTTTAGCGGCAGGAGGTTTGCCTCCAACAATAAGCAAATATATTTCCGAGTATAATGCGACTAATAATGAAGAAGAATGTTATAAAATCATATTGGTTTCTTTTAAAATTGCAATATTATTAGGAATTCTTTTTGGATTGATAATGGTTTTTTTCATCGCACCAGCTCTTGCAAAAATTTATAAAAATCCAATATTATTGGTGCCATTACAATGCATTGGATTAATAGTTCCTTTTAGTGCAGTAGTAGGAGCATTCAGAGGAATATTTCAAGGGGTTTATAAGATGCAATATATTTTAGTTAGCCGTGGTGTTGAGCAAATCATGATGATACTGTCCTCAATTTTATTGATTATACTTGGGTTTTCAGTCGTTGGAGCATTATTGGGTACTGTAATTGGATTTTTTTGTTCATTAATTTCAGTTATTTTCATATTGCATAGATATTTTTTTGACATATATAACGGAATATTAAAATTAGAATTAGGTTTTAAAGAAGAGATTAAGATTGCATACAAAATAATTTCATTTTCCATTCCAGTTATTTTAACAGCTATCTCAGAAATAGGAATATATAGTATTACAACAACAATAATGCCATTGTTTATCACTATCAGTGAAATAGGATATTTTGGAATAGCTGAACCAATTGCTAGGCTGCCATTAATGATTTCTAATTCACTATCCACAACAATGTTGCCTGTTTCATCAGAAATGATAGCTACAAATAAAAAAGATACGCTTAAAAAATATATCTTCAATGCATTTAGGTATAATTTAATCATAATGGTTCCAATTTGTTTGTTTCTGATGATTTTTTCTAGAGAAGTACTTTTAGTAATGTTTTTTACAAAACCTTCATATTCAAAAGGAGCAAGTGTTTTATCAATATTGACTTTAGGAATGTTTTTTTATTCAATATTCTCCATATCTTCCAGTATGATTCAAGGTTCGGGGAAGCCTAAAGTTTCAATGTATCTTTTGATGGGTGCTTTTGTTCAAATATTAGTTTTAAGTTTTATATTAATACCTCATTTTGGTGTAAATGGCGGGGCAATTGCTACTGCCTTGACAACACTGACTATATCGTTAATTTCTTTATTTTATCTGAACAAATTAGTTTCTATTAATTTTAATATTTTATATTATATAAAAATATTATTCGCAGGATTAGTAACCGGAGTTTTTTTATTAGTTCTGCCTTCAAATATTTTGGGATTTTGTTTGGGATTAATATTCCTATTGCCAGTTTATATTTTAATCTTAATGTTAGTCAAAGGATTTATAGATGTTGATTTAGAGATTTTATCAAAATTTGAAAATAAAATACCTGTTAAAAATATCTTTGCAATTTTCAGAAAAATAATAATTAAAGGAATGGATTAA
- a CDS encoding transposase: MNHKILATNLTPEEFSTEDLKELYRKRWTVENRIRHIKKI, translated from the coding sequence ATGAACCATAAAATACTTGCAACAAATCTAACACCAGAAGAATTCTCAACAGAAGATTTAAAAGAATTATACAGAAAAAGATGGACAGTAGAAAACAGGATTCGACATATTAAAAAAATCTAA
- a CDS encoding transposase family protein, translating to MKNRISICPSCKSKDAVKNGTYERKLIFLRIGEQMCTIQKYKCKKMR from the coding sequence TTGAAAAATAGAATTAGTATTTGTCCAAGTTGTAAATCAAAAGATGCTGTTAAAAATGGAACTTATGAAAGAAAACTAATTTTTTTAAGAATTGGAGAACAAATGTGCACTATTCAAAAATATAAATGCAAAAAAATGCGGTAA